Proteins co-encoded in one Cyanobacteriota bacterium genomic window:
- a CDS encoding class I SAM-dependent methyltransferase — translation MGQVARSWLEKLHPVSPYQDFNYQDFPVDLQGWGSRHPIFEQLITELQPRLILEVGTWKGASALHMASILRQQQLDAAIICIDTWLGGIEHVLSLGDRPPDLHAFQRHGYPTLYYQFLANVMHTELHDYIIPFPNTSSIAARWLAFHAVQADLVYIDASHDAADVYQDLVNYWDLVRLNGVMLGDDWRAEWPGVISAVTRFVEQQGGKVNLELAENKWLLRKLPDPTQVQIAQLQERLSTIEQFLQEFTNLWTPSEE, via the coding sequence ATGGGACAAGTTGCGCGATCGTGGCTAGAGAAACTCCACCCTGTCAGTCCATACCAAGATTTCAACTACCAAGACTTTCCGGTCGATTTGCAAGGATGGGGTAGCAGACACCCAATTTTTGAACAATTGATTACCGAGTTACAGCCCCGTTTGATTTTAGAAGTGGGTACCTGGAAGGGGGCTTCAGCGCTCCACATGGCCTCTATTCTGCGTCAACAGCAGCTTGATGCAGCTATTATCTGCATTGACACATGGCTGGGAGGAATAGAGCATGTGCTGTCGTTGGGCGATCGTCCCCCCGATCTCCATGCCTTTCAGCGCCACGGCTATCCGACGCTGTACTACCAATTCCTAGCCAACGTCATGCACACTGAGCTGCACGATTACATCATCCCGTTCCCCAATACTAGCAGCATTGCTGCTCGCTGGCTGGCATTTCACGCTGTACAGGCCGATTTAGTCTACATTGATGCTAGCCACGATGCGGCGGATGTCTACCAAGACTTAGTGAACTATTGGGATTTGGTGCGGCTGAATGGAGTCATGCTAGGTGATGATTGGCGGGCTGAGTGGCCAGGGGTCATTAGTGCCGTCACTCGCTTTGTTGAGCAACAGGGGGGCAAGGTCAACCTAGAGTTGGCTGAAAACAAGTGGCTCTTGCGCAAGTTGCCTGACCCTACACAGGTTCAGATTGCTCAGTTGCAGGAGCGCTTAAGTACCATTGAGCAGTTTCTCCAAGAATTTACCAATCTGTGGACACCCTCTGAGGAGTGA
- a CDS encoding branched-chain amino acid transaminase, translating into MSTVSSPTFLPIAYFQGQFIPFAEANLSIATHALHYGTGAFGGLRGIPDPQNSSQILLFRLDRHCQRLSHSAKFLHFDLPADKIQTLIIEFVQKNRPNQPFYIRPFVYTSDLGIAPRLHSVQKDFFIYGLEMGDYLPKDGATCRISSWYRQEDRSLPLRGKISGAYITSSLAKTEAVESGFDEAILMNSQGKVCEASGMNVFLVRNGQLITPGFDQDILEGITRDSILTLARDLGIPVAERSVDKTELFIADEVFLSGTAAKITPVKQIENYHLSPDRPITTKLMTLLAAITENREPRYSDWVFTIAL; encoded by the coding sequence ATGTCTACAGTTTCATCTCCAACCTTTTTACCGATCGCATACTTTCAAGGACAGTTCATTCCGTTTGCTGAGGCGAATCTTTCCATTGCTACCCATGCTCTTCACTACGGAACAGGAGCCTTTGGGGGGTTGCGTGGCATCCCTGATCCCCAGAATTCCAGCCAGATTTTGCTCTTTCGACTCGATCGTCACTGCCAGCGCCTCAGTCACAGTGCTAAGTTTCTCCACTTTGACCTACCCGCAGACAAAATTCAGACCTTAATCATCGAGTTTGTGCAAAAGAATCGTCCCAACCAACCTTTCTACATTCGTCCCTTTGTTTACACCTCTGATCTTGGGATTGCACCCCGTCTGCACAGTGTCCAAAAAGACTTTTTCATCTACGGGCTAGAAATGGGAGACTACTTGCCCAAGGATGGTGCCACCTGTCGGATTAGCTCTTGGTATCGTCAGGAGGATCGCAGCCTGCCCTTGCGGGGCAAAATTAGCGGCGCTTACATTACATCCTCGTTGGCCAAGACAGAAGCCGTTGAGTCTGGCTTTGATGAGGCGATTTTGATGAACTCCCAGGGCAAAGTCTGTGAAGCGTCGGGCATGAATGTGTTCCTAGTTCGCAATGGCCAACTGATCACTCCTGGCTTTGACCAAGACATCCTAGAAGGCATCACTCGCGATAGCATTCTTACCCTAGCCAGAGACTTGGGTATCCCTGTGGCAGAGCGATCGGTGGACAAGACTGAACTGTTCATTGCGGATGAAGTGTTCCTCAGTGGTACAGCAGCAAAAATCACCCCAGTGAAGCAAATTGAAAACTATCACCTCTCGCCCGATCGCCCCATTACTACCAAGCTGATGACTCTGCTAGCAGCCATCACTGAAAATCGGGAGCCTAGATATAGCGACTGGGTATTCACCATTGCCCTCTGA
- a CDS encoding ATP-binding cassette domain-containing protein has product MRVELRHICKRFGSVQANDDVSLTLEAGSIHGLLGENGAGKSTLVKVLSGFIPCDQGEIILDGKPVHLRSPAAAIQAGVGMLHQDPLDFPPLTVIENFLMGRPSGWFLNYRAGLRQFQQLAAQFNFHLDPKALVATLTVGERQQLEILRLLSLGVRTLILDEPTTGISASQKTALFEAMRQLAAAGHSIIFVSHKLEDVEQLCDRVTIMRQGQVVGHEVIPCPPERLVALMFEKTLAPPVKPPTCQERVLLRLQSLQVTTERLQIHLDQLEVHAGEVIGLAGLEGNGQQLLLQCCAGLLRPSAGTIHLCPLGGDSVELTHLPYQRFLQAGVGYVPANRLQDGLIPGLSIQEHVA; this is encoded by the coding sequence ATGCGTGTTGAACTGCGGCATATTTGCAAACGGTTTGGCTCTGTTCAAGCCAACGACGATGTATCTCTGACTTTGGAAGCAGGCAGCATCCACGGGCTGCTAGGGGAAAATGGTGCTGGCAAAAGTACCCTGGTGAAGGTGTTGAGTGGGTTTATTCCCTGCGATCAAGGTGAAATTATTCTAGACGGCAAGCCTGTGCACCTGCGATCGCCAGCAGCAGCAATCCAGGCCGGTGTAGGTATGTTGCACCAGGATCCACTAGACTTTCCCCCCCTGACGGTAATCGAAAACTTTCTCATGGGTCGCCCTAGTGGGTGGTTCCTCAACTACCGGGCTGGGCTTCGTCAGTTTCAACAGCTTGCTGCCCAGTTCAATTTCCACCTAGACCCCAAGGCATTGGTAGCTACCCTGACGGTTGGCGAACGGCAACAACTGGAAATTTTGCGGCTGTTGTCCCTAGGGGTGCGAACACTGATTTTAGATGAGCCGACTACCGGCATTTCGGCTTCTCAGAAAACAGCCCTGTTTGAAGCCATGCGGCAGTTAGCAGCAGCGGGACATTCCATCATTTTTGTTTCCCATAAGTTAGAAGATGTGGAGCAACTCTGCGATCGAGTCACCATCATGCGGCAAGGGCAGGTTGTTGGTCATGAGGTTATCCCATGCCCTCCAGAACGCCTAGTGGCCTTGATGTTTGAGAAAACCTTAGCCCCTCCGGTAAAGCCACCAACTTGTCAGGAGCGGGTGTTATTGCGGCTACAGTCCTTGCAGGTTACTACCGAGCGCCTGCAAATTCACCTTGACCAGTTAGAGGTGCACGCTGGTGAAGTGATTGGACTAGCAGGGTTAGAGGGCAATGGTCAACAGTTGCTGCTGCAATGTTGTGCTGGCTTATTGCGCCCCAGTGCTGGCACTATTCACCTCTGTCCTCTGGGTGGCGACTCTGTAGAGCTAACCCATTTGCCCTATCAGCGGTTTCTTCAGGCTGGGGTTGGTTATGTGCCCGCCAATCGCCTCCAAGATGGCTTGATCCCTGGTTTATCCATCCAAGAGCATGTAGCTTT